One genomic window of Streptococcus mitis includes the following:
- a CDS encoding ABC transporter permease — MVKLWRRYKPFINAGVQELITYRVNFILYRIGDVMGAFVAFYLWKAVFDSSQESLIQGFSMADITLYIIMSFVTNLLTRSDSSFMIGEEVKDGSIIMRLLRPVHFAASYLFTELGSKWLIFISVGLPFLSVIVLMKILSGQGMVEVLGLTVLYLFSLTLAYLINFFFNICFGFSAFVFKNLWGSNLLKTSIVAFMSGSLIPLAFFPKVVSDILSFLPFSSLIYTPVMIIVGKYDANQILQALALQFFWLLVMVGLSQLIWKRVQSFITIQGG; from the coding sequence ATGGTCAAATTGTGGAGACGTTATAAACCCTTTATCAATGCAGGGGTTCAGGAGTTGATTACTTACCGAGTCAACTTTATTCTTTATCGGATCGGCGATGTAATGGGTGCTTTTGTGGCCTTTTATCTCTGGAAGGCTGTCTTTGATTCTTCGCAAGAGTCCTTGATTCAGGGCTTTAGTATGGCAGATATCACCCTCTATATCATTATGAGTTTTGTGACCAATCTTCTAACTAGGTCCGATTCTTCCTTTATGATTGGAGAGGAGGTCAAGGATGGTTCCATTATCATGCGCTTGTTGAGACCAGTGCATTTTGCGGCTTCTTATCTCTTTACCGAGCTTGGGTCAAAGTGGTTGATTTTTATCAGTGTCGGTCTTCCATTTTTAAGTGTCATTGTTTTGATGAAAATCTTATCTGGGCAAGGGATGGTAGAAGTGCTGGGATTAACTGTCCTTTATCTTTTTAGCTTAACGCTAGCCTACCTGATCAACTTTTTCTTTAATATCTGCTTTGGTTTTTCAGCCTTTGTGTTTAAAAATCTTTGGGGTTCCAATCTACTCAAGACTTCCATAGTGGCCTTTATGTCTGGAAGTTTGATTCCCTTGGCTTTCTTTCCAAAGGTTGTTTCAGATATTCTGTCCTTCCTGCCTTTTTCATCCTTGATTTACACTCCGGTCATGATTATCGTTGGGAAATACGATGCCAATCAGATTCTTCAGGCGCTCGCTTTGCAGTTTTTCTGGCTCTTAGTGATGGTGGGCTTGTCTCAGTTGATTTGGAAACGAGTCCAGTCCTTTATTACCATTCAAGGAGGTTAG
- a CDS encoding ABC transporter ATP-binding protein yields the protein MAMIEVEHLQKNFVKTVKEPGLKGALRSFIHPEKQTFEAVKDLTFEVPKGQILGFIGANGAGKSTTIKMLTGILKPTSGFCRINGKIPQDNRQDYVKDIGVVFGQRTQLWWDLALQETYTVLKEIYDVPDSLFHKRMDFLNEVLDLKDFIKDPVRTLSLGQRMRADIAASLLHNPKVLFLDEPTIGLDVSVKDNIRRAITQINQEEETTILLTTHDLSDIEQLCDRIFMIDKGQEIFDGTVSQLKETFGKMKTLSFELLPDQSHLLSHYEGFSDMTIDRQGNSLNIEFDSSRYQSADIIKQTLSDFEIRDLKMVDTDIEDIIRRFYRKEL from the coding sequence ATGGCAATGATAGAAGTGGAACATCTTCAGAAAAATTTTGTGAAGACTGTTAAGGAACCGGGCTTGAAGGGGGCTTTACGTTCCTTTATTCATCCTGAAAAGCAGACCTTTGAAGCGGTCAAGGATTTGACTTTTGAAGTTCCAAAAGGGCAGATTTTAGGCTTTATCGGAGCAAATGGTGCTGGGAAGTCGACAACCATCAAAATGCTGACGGGAATTTTAAAACCGACATCTGGTTTTTGTCGGATTAACGGCAAGATTCCCCAGGACAATCGTCAAGATTATGTCAAGGATATTGGGGTGGTCTTTGGACAACGTACTCAGCTATGGTGGGATTTGGCTCTGCAAGAGACCTACACGGTTTTAAAGGAGATTTACGATGTGCCAGATTCGCTCTTTCATAAGCGCATGGATTTTTTGAATGAAGTCTTGGATTTGAAGGACTTTATCAAGGATCCCGTACGAACTCTTTCGCTGGGACAACGGATGCGGGCGGACATTGCAGCTTCCTTGCTCCACAATCCCAAGGTTCTCTTTTTAGATGAGCCGACCATTGGTTTGGACGTTTCGGTCAAGGATAATATTCGTCGGGCTATTACTCAGATCAATCAGGAGGAAGAGACGACCATTCTCTTGACCACCCATGACTTAAGTGATATTGAGCAACTATGTGATCGGATTTTTATGATTGATAAGGGGCAAGAGATTTTTGATGGAACGGTTAGCCAGCTTAAGGAAACCTTTGGCAAGATGAAGACACTCTCCTTTGAACTGCTACCAGATCAAAGTCATCTCCTTTCTCACTATGAAGGCTTTTCGGATATGACAATTGACAGACAAGGAAATAGTCTCAACATTGAATTCGATAGTTCTCGCTACCAGTCAGCTGACATTATCAAGCAAACCCTATCTGATTTTGAAATCCGCGATTTGAAGATGGTGGATACGGATATTGAAGATATTATCCGTCGCTTCTACCGAAAGGAGCTCTAA
- a CDS encoding class II fructose-bisphosphate aldolase, giving the protein MAIVSAEKFVQAARDNGYAVGGFNTNNLEWTQAILRAAEAKKAPVLIQTSMGAAKYMGGYKVARNLIANLVESMGITVPVAIHLDHGHYEDALECIRVGYTSVMFDGSHLPVEENLEKARKVVEFAHANGVSVEAEVGTIGGEEDGIIGDGELAPIEDAKAMVETGIDFLAAGIGNIHGPYPENWKGLHLDHLQKLTEAVPGFPIVLHGGSGIPDEQIQAAIKLGVAKVNVNTECQIAFANATRKFARDYEANEAEYDKKKLFDPRKFLADGVKAIQASVEERIDVFGSEGKA; this is encoded by the coding sequence ATGGCAATCGTTTCAGCAGAAAAATTTGTCCAAGCAGCTCGTGACAACGGTTATGCAGTTGGTGGATTTAACACAAACAACCTTGAGTGGACTCAAGCTATCTTGCGCGCAGCAGAAGCTAAAAAAGCTCCAGTTTTGATCCAAACTTCAATGGGTGCTGCTAAATACATGGGTGGTTACAAAGTTGCTCGCAACTTGATCGCTAACCTTGTTGAATCAATGGGTATCACTGTACCAGTAGCTATCCACCTTGACCACGGTCACTACGAAGATGCACTTGAGTGTATCCGAGTTGGTTATACTTCAGTTATGTTTGATGGTTCACACCTTCCAGTTGAAGAAAACCTTGAAAAAGCTCGTAAAGTTGTAGAATTTGCTCATGCAAATGGTGTATCAGTGGAAGCTGAAGTTGGTACTATCGGTGGTGAAGAAGACGGAATCATCGGTGATGGTGAATTGGCTCCAATCGAAGACGCTAAAGCAATGGTTGAAACTGGTATCGACTTCTTGGCAGCTGGTATCGGTAACATCCACGGTCCTTACCCAGAAAACTGGAAAGGTCTTCACCTTGATCACTTGCAAAAATTGACTGAAGCTGTACCAGGATTCCCAATCGTATTGCACGGTGGTTCAGGTATTCCTGATGAGCAAATCCAAGCAGCTATCAAACTTGGTGTTGCGAAAGTTAACGTTAACACTGAATGCCAAATCGCATTCGCTAACGCAACTCGTAAATTTGCTCGTGACTACGAAGCAAACGAAGCAGAATACGACAAGAAAAAACTCTTCGACCCACGTAAATTCTTGGCTGACGGTGTAAAAGCTATCCAAGCATCAGTTGAAGAACGTATCGACGTATTCGGTTCAGAAGGTAAAGCTTAA
- the vncS gene encoding sensor histidine kinase VncS yields the protein MKRTGLFTKIFIYTFSIFSVLVICLHLAIYFLFPSTYLSHRQETIGQKATAIAQSLEGKDRQSIEQVLDLYSQTSDIKGTVKGEMTEDKLEVKDSLPLDTDRQTTSLFIEEREVKTQDGGTMTLQFLASMDLQKEAEQISLQFLPYTLLASFLISLLVAYIYARTIVAPILEIKRVTRRMMELDAQVRLRVDSRDEIGDLKEQINSLYQHLLTVIADLHDKNEAILQLEKMKVEFLRGASHELKTPLASLKILIENMKENVSRYKDRDHYLGVALGIVDELNHHVLQILSLSSVQELRDDREQIDLYQMTQSLVQDYALLAKERELQIDNSLTHQQAYLNPSVMKLILSNLISNAIKHSAPGSLVRIGEREGELFIENSCSPEEQEKLAQSFSDNASRKAKGSGMGLFVVKSLLEHEKLPYRFEMKENRLTFFIAFPKVAQD from the coding sequence ATGAAACGAACAGGTTTATTTACAAAGATATTTATCTATACCTTCTCGATATTTAGTGTTCTGGTTATCTGCCTTCATTTGGCTATTTATTTTCTTTTTCCTTCTACTTATCTGAGTCATCGTCAGGAAACCATTGGTCAGAAAGCGACAGCCATTGCCCAGTCCCTAGAAGGTAAGGATAGGCAGAGCATCGAGCAAGTGTTAGACTTGTATTCTCAGACTAGTGATATCAAGGGGACCGTCAAGGGCGAGATGACCGAGGACAAGTTAGAAGTAAAGGACAGCCTTCCTCTGGATACAGATCGCCAGACAACCTCTCTTTTTATCGAGGAGCGCGAGGTGAAAACGCAGGACGGTGGTACCATGACTCTCCAGTTTTTAGCGTCCATGGATTTGCAAAAGGAAGCAGAGCAAATCAGTCTCCAGTTTCTTCCCTATACCTTGCTGGCATCCTTTCTGATTTCCCTTTTGGTAGCCTATATCTATGCTCGGACCATTGTTGCCCCGATTTTGGAAATCAAGCGGGTAACCCGTCGGATGATGGAACTAGATGCCCAAGTGCGATTGCGCGTGGATTCTAGGGATGAGATTGGTGATCTCAAGGAACAAATCAATAGCCTCTACCAGCATCTTTTGACTGTCATTGCGGACTTGCATGACAAGAATGAAGCTATTCTCCAGCTTGAAAAGATGAAGGTCGAATTCCTACGAGGGGCTTCTCATGAATTGAAAACACCACTGGCTAGTTTGAAAATCTTGATCGAAAACATGAAAGAAAATGTTAGTCGTTATAAGGATAGAGACCACTATCTGGGAGTTGCCTTAGGGATTGTGGATGAACTCAATCACCATGTTCTGCAGATACTTTCCCTCTCGTCTGTGCAGGAATTGAGAGATGATAGGGAACAAATTGACCTATACCAGATGACGCAAAGTCTAGTTCAAGATTATGCTTTACTAGCCAAGGAAAGAGAACTCCAGATAGACAATAGTTTAACCCATCAGCAGGCTTATCTAAACCCATCAGTTATGAAGTTGATTCTTTCTAACCTTATCAGCAATGCCATCAAGCATTCTGCTCCAGGTAGTTTGGTTCGTATTGGAGAGAGAGAAGGGGAACTTTTTATAGAAAATAGCTGCAGTCCAGAAGAACAAGAAAAACTAGCCCAGTCTTTTTCTGACAATGCTAGTCGCAAGGCCAAGGGTTCTGGGATGGGGCTCTTTGTGGTCAAGAGTCTATTAGAACATGAAAAATTACCTTATCGTTTTGAGATGAAGGAGAATCGTTTGACTTTCTTCATAGCTTTTCCAAAAGTCGCCCAAGACTAG
- the vncR gene encoding response regulator transcription factor VncR: MKILIVEDEEMIREGVSDYLTDCGYETIEAADGQEALEKFSSYEIALVLLDIQMPKLNGLEVLAEIRKTSQVPVLMLTAFQDEEYKLSAFASLADGYLEKPFSLSLLKVRVDAIFKRYYDTGRVFSYKDTKVDFESYSASLAGQEVAVNAKELEILDYLVKNEGRALTRSQIIDAVWKATDEVPFDRVIDVYIKELRKKLDLDCILTVRNVGYKLERK; encoded by the coding sequence ATGAAAATTTTAATTGTAGAAGATGAAGAGATGATCCGTGAGGGAGTCAGTGACTATTTGACGGATTGCGGTTATGAAACCATTGAGGCAGCAGACGGTCAAGAAGCCTTAGAAAAATTTTCCAGCTATGAAATAGCCTTGGTTTTACTGGATATCCAGATGCCCAAGCTCAATGGCCTAGAAGTCCTAGCGGAGATTCGTAAAACCAGCCAAGTCCCTGTCTTGATGCTGACCGCCTTTCAGGATGAGGAATACAAGCTGAGCGCCTTTGCCTCTCTGGCAGATGGCTATCTGGAAAAGCCCTTCTCCCTCTCCCTCTTAAAAGTGAGGGTAGACGCGATTTTTAAGCGCTACTACGATACAGGACGAGTCTTCTCCTATAAGGATACCAAGGTGGACTTTGAGAGCTACAGTGCCAGCCTAGCAGGTCAAGAAGTGGCTGTTAATGCTAAAGAGTTGGAAATTTTGGACTATCTGGTGAAAAATGAAGGACGGGCTTTGACCCGATCTCAGATAATTGATGCCGTATGGAAAGCGACAGATGAGGTTCCCTTTGACCGTGTCATTGATGTTTATATCAAGGAGCTGCGGAAAAAGCTAGACTTGGATTGCATCCTCACTGTGCGCAATGTTGGTTATAAATTGGAGCGAAAATGA